One Diabrotica virgifera virgifera chromosome 3, PGI_DIABVI_V3a genomic window carries:
- the LOC114325675 gene encoding uncharacterized protein LOC114325675 isoform X2 has protein sequence MANITRPDTTKKKEVTTNTITMKVATMVSIMPLAKVIKAESLARRRATRRDKRPQVTIISHTKTIIIKNTNFTTTTIKVVITKNMEITTVTTEAKPDTTRKAARIRVVTTTTTTARRVTPTKVITTKTIKAIRDMEVTKAITLIILTMERKGLTRVERSTDSPAVTEAVVVEVAVVKSIKELIRKNYLPTDSCEGKRCGSIVSGVVYLCLIVFCWTEYNKDLSYLL, from the exons ACCACGAAGAAAAAGGAG GTCACCACAAACACCATCACGATGAAGGTGGCCACCATGGTGAGCATCATGCCTCTGGCAAAAGTCATAAAGGCGGAAAGTTTGGCGAGAAGAAGGGCCACAAGAAGGGACAAAAGACCACAGGTTACCATCATAAGTCACACAAAGACGATTATCATAAAGAACACAAATTTTACGACGACTACCATAAAG GTGGTCATCACGAAAAACATGGAGATCACCACGGTCACCACGGAGGCAAAGCCGGACACCACAAGAAAGGCGGCTCGCATAAGAGTGGTCACCACGACGACCACCACGGCAAGAAGGGTCACTCCGACAAAGGTCATTACGACGAAGACCATAAAGGCCATAAGGGACATGGAGGTCACGAAAGCCATCACTCTCATCATTCTGACTATGGAAAGAAAGGGGCTCACAAGGGTGGAAAGGAGTACGGATTCGCCAGCGGTCACGGAGGCGGTGGTGGTGGAGGTGGCGGTGGTAAAAAGCATTAAGGAACTGATTAGAAAGAACTATCTCCCAACGGATTCCTGCGAAGGGAAGCGTTGTGGAAGTATTGTCTCTGGTGTTGTTTATTTATGTTTGATTGTTTTTTGTTGGACTGAATATAACAAGGATCTATCGTATTTGttgtga